The Natrarchaeobius halalkaliphilus genomic sequence ACCTCGATGTTCAGCCTCACGAAGTCGAACGCGGACTCTCGGCGGATCTCTCCTATGCGGTCTATGGTTTCGACGACGACGGTCCAGTGCACGTTCGAAATCCGAACCGAAAAGAAGACCGAGCGGCGGTCGTCGAGGAAGCCGACCGGCTCGTCTCGTTCGTCGACACCGTCGGTCACGAGCCCTGGCTTCGGACGACCATCCGTGGACTCGTCGGACAAAAGCTCGACTACGGATTGCTGGTCGTCGCGGCCGACGACGGTCCGACCCGAACGACGCGGGAACACCTGGGGGTCCTGCTCGCGACCGAGTTGCCGACCATCGTCGCGATTACCAAAACCGACGCCGTCGACGACGAGCGCGTCGAAGAAGTCGAACGCGATGTCGAGCGTCTCCTCCGAGAAGTCGAGAAATCACCGCTGCGAGTTTCACGACACGGCGTCGACGCCGCCGTCGAGGAGATCAACGAGCGCGTCGTCCCCATCGTCGAAACGAGCGCGATCACGATGGACGGCCTCGAGACGCTCGACGAGCTGTTCGATCGGCTTCCGAAGACGTCGACGGACGCCGGCGAGTTTCGCATGTACGTCGATCGGAGCTACTCGGTCACGGGTGTCGGCGCGGTCGCCTCGGGTACGGTCATGTCCGGCGAAGTCGAAGCGGGCGACGAACTCCTGATCGGACCGATGTCGGACGGTCGGTTTCAGGAGGTCGAGGTCCGATCGATCGAGATGCACTACCACCGCGTCGACAGGGCCCGAGCGGGCCGGATCGTCGGCATCGCGCTCAAGGGGATCAAAGAGAGTGCCATCGAACGCGGGATGGCGCTCGTTCCGCGCGACGCCACACCGGAACCCGTCCGGGAGTTCGAGGC encodes the following:
- a CDS encoding GTPBP1 family GTP-binding protein, whose protein sequence is MSRDRALLERALDRGEQDGGSVEFKERLSRDVHLEGGRRESLAAQLRHRLLSGDGEATYVVGVTDDGGLAGVDHDTFSESMDVLSLLAEEADAHIDDVQTWGVDGGTNSSAVDSAPSTENVGRGLVGVATIRDGGVLETDDEHVVVGTAGHVDHGKSTLVGSLVTGRPDDGDGATRAYLDVQPHEVERGLSADLSYAVYGFDDDGPVHVRNPNRKEDRAAVVEEADRLVSFVDTVGHEPWLRTTIRGLVGQKLDYGLLVVAADDGPTRTTREHLGVLLATELPTIVAITKTDAVDDERVEEVERDVERLLREVEKSPLRVSRHGVDAAVEEINERVVPIVETSAITMDGLETLDELFDRLPKTSTDAGEFRMYVDRSYSVTGVGAVASGTVMSGEVEAGDELLIGPMSDGRFQEVEVRSIEMHYHRVDRARAGRIVGIALKGIKESAIERGMALVPRDATPEPVREFEAEVMVLNHPTRIGDGYEPVVHLETIGEAAAFHPEGGRLLPGDTGETSVRFKFRQYLVEEGQKFVFREGQSKGVGTVTEIHPTD